A window of the Apostichopus japonicus isolate 1M-3 chromosome 8, ASM3797524v1, whole genome shotgun sequence genome harbors these coding sequences:
- the LOC139971275 gene encoding uncharacterized protein, translated as MELMKLHIIIALFAVGWQAEALNCDSYLKVRCPSNESICEDMLTSSNSPDERNETCPENAISCVKITATARSTADIRVTAHFEEAKCSLILEKITPGCYTKKQLPDDESLTIDETLQSFNLTLESVEVCYNCGYGLYVTTAIMLPFLLLLGNL; from the exons ATGGAACTGATGAAACTGCATATCATCATAGCACTGTTTGCGGTAGGATGGCAAG CCGAGGCCTTAAACTGCGACAGCTACCTGAAAGTTAGATGTCCGTCTAATGAGAGCATCTGTGAAGACATGTTAACGAGCTCTAACTCGCCAGATGAAAGGAATGAAACTTGTCCCGAGAACGCCATTTCGTGCGTCAAAATAACTGCCACCGCTcgaa GCACGGCAGACATCAGAGTAACGGCACACTTTGAAGAGGCTAAATGCTCCTTGATTCTGGAAAAGATTACACCAGGTTGTTACACCAAGAAACAGCTTCCAGATGATGAAAGTTTAACAATTGATGAGACCCTTCAAAGTTTCAACCTAACACTGGAAAGTGTTGAAGTGTGTTACAATTGTGGGTATGGTCTATACGTTACAACGGCCATTATGTTACCGTTTCTTTTGTTACTGGGTAATTTGTAG